Part of the Flavobacterium sp. KS-LB2 genome is shown below.
TTCATTTCGTCGAGAACGGCAAAGGCATGCGCGCTTTCGATAGCAGGAATCAATCCTTCCATTTTGGATAATTTGATACCCCAATCCATCGCTTGAGCATCGGTAATGGAGATAAATTGTGCTCTTCCTGTCGCAAATAAATTTGCGTGCATAGGCCCAACTCCTGGATAATCTAATCCCGCCGAAATAGAATAGGGTTCGGTGATTTGGCCATCTGTAGTTTGCATCAACAAGGTTTTACTACCGTGAATCACACCTACTTTTCCTAAGGCTGAAGTTGCGGCACTTTCACCTGAATCGACCCCTAAACCTGCTGCTTCAACGGCAATAATGTTCACGTCCTTATTGTCTAAAAAATGATAGTACGTTCCGGCAGCATTGCTTCCGCCACCCACACAAGCTACGACATAATCAGGGTTTTCACGACCTTCTTTTTCTAATAATTGTTCTTTGATTTCCTTTGAAATCACACTTTGGAAACGCGCCACCATATCTGGATAAGGATGTGGTCCCACGACAGATCCGATGATATAATAGGTGTCAACGGGATTGTTAATCCAGTCGCGAATGGCTTCGTTTGTGGCATCTTTTAAGGTTTTTGAACCTGACATTGCCGGACGAACTTCGGCACCCAACATTTTCATACGAGC
Proteins encoded:
- the trpB gene encoding tryptophan synthase subunit beta codes for the protein MSYNVNEKGYYGEFGGAYIPEMLYPNVEELRQNYLKITAEPEFQAEFDALLKDYVGRPTPLYFAERLSEQYNTKIYLKREDLCHTGAHKVNNTIGQILLAKRLGKKRIIAETGAGQHGVATATVCALMGLECIVYMGEIDIKRQAPNVARMKMLGAEVRPAMSGSKTLKDATNEAIRDWINNPVDTYYIIGSVVGPHPYPDMVARFQSVISKEIKEQLLEKEGRENPDYVVACVGGGSNAAGTYYHFLDNKDVNIIAVEAAGLGVDSGESAATSALGKVGVIHGSKTLLMQTTDGQITEPYSISAGLDYPGVGPMHANLFATGRAQFISITDAQAMDWGIKLSKMEGLIPAIESAHAFAVLDEMKFKPEDIVVINLSGRGDKDLNTYIDYFKL